A window of the Plasmodium vivax chromosome 12, whole genome shotgun sequence genome harbors these coding sequences:
- a CDS encoding exosome complex exonuclease, putative (encoded by transcript PVX_082925A), whose protein sequence is MSSLKYIENSINSNIRVDGRTLSTYRTIEINKNILVSADGSSSVMNEENNVICGIKLSLLTPSLDAPDEGVINLQIDCPASVVANRIKKDHLQIMSSIIYDLCLKNNIDRKKMCILPSTFVWGVDINVMVLNAGGGLLDIISMAIYVALKDTVVPVVKPKKKIDESNTFHHTKCADYQVEIVENQKTNFPYENVPICVSIGEINNKYVYDMSKVEEELVENIFVVAVTSSGKCVAFHKLYGISMEIASILNMTENSSRISHHLFEKINEAIAKIETRSVLV, encoded by the coding sequence ATGAGTTCGCTAAAGTACATTGAGAACAGCATCAACTCCAACATTAGAGTTGACGGAAGAACCCTGTCGACGTACAGAACCAtcgaaataaataaaaacattttggtaTCAGCAGATGGAAGTAGCAGCGTTATGAATGAAGAGAACAATGTAATTTGCGGCATCAAGCTATCCCTTTTAACCCCCAGCTTGGACGCGCCGGACGAAGGGGTTATCAATCTGCAGATAGACTGCCCCGCATCGGTAGTTGcaaatagaataaaaaaagatcaTTTACAAATTATGTCGTCAATTATTTACGACTTATGCTTAAAGAACAATATTGAccggaaaaaaatgtgcattttgcCATCCACGTTTGTTTGGGGAGTTGACATAAACGTTATGGTTTTAAATGCCGGAGGGGGACTGCTGGACATCATCAGCATGGCCATCTATGTAGCTCTCAAGGATACCGTCGTCCCCGTTGTGAAacccaaaaagaaaatcgaCGAATCGAACACCTTTCACCATACAAAATGTGCAGACTACCAAGTCGAAATTGTTGAAAATCAAAAAACGAATTTTCCATACGAAAATGTACCCATATGTGTCTCCATAGGAGAAATAAACAACAAATATGTGTACGATATGTCTAAGGTGGAAGAAGAGTtagttgaaaatattttcgtcGTCGCCGTTACTTCAAGTGGGAAGTGTGTAGCATTTCACAAGTTATATGGCATATCTATGGAGATCGCTTCGATACTAAATATGACGGAAAATTCCTCCAGAATTTCGCATCACctttttgagaaaattaaTGAGGCAATTGCGAAAATAGAAACTAGAAGTGTCCTTGTCTAG
- a CDS encoding hypothetical protein, conserved (encoded by transcript PVX_082935A), translating into MSGDAGDSPEEKAEVQAASQATLQVVSEEAPPQAREAEPKEKKKKKKKEKGAKGEKNAPNGKKHKQKEHKEKSLQNGNAKGKSSGREKKLRKKDAPQEDSDSVGDFSDGSDGSGGGSARDSDLASLENFCRENDLSEPSSEDHQAVDVADKDDHEQEGKPIDMAYVEAYLNSVSKKTRLSKVVKLLSMFRDALNMFVDDEVEDGMPGKGEVADEADQGEKQKKGSKGGKKRGSKRGTKGGDNRSKTKYSMDVDTSIFTVFNVLYNVDALFYNITNEGSRALRVWKLESIKNNEMYQEESSPHGGSTPQGDTTPQEGTTPQNCNLEGAKNAEAPQNLHILQSMPNYKHLEKYKLLIVHFFKQLLARLQKLSNSDVCTGVIKILKKKNILRWIVILNMGKIFLKKICTMFILSKKNDVYFFLFLLIQNMVQLYNEKKKIIYNNSVGSLKHKEKEEIKKTYQLEKLLFEVYQNLMQRYLIHYGSNYQNVSLLNHMKFKENCLIELFTLLSHDVAYTITFRYIQTVMQKIREGFKVTYEDGKKGDLHTGDEQLKGRSHKAAKKKNTQAGKKKNAPKVNLIDFKTFHLHSSYMMLLLRFLIKIIKLCHNLDVLTYGLTVLIIAILKTKINNMKYIPVNLQLIHMLIRIMEDKKKYIPLFSYFTCILNGLKSYQHVRTISKNQQIRLTIEDFDINISLEIDEKLISDFSIAHQVYEKVYVLLCDYVGLMVHHISFPEFFFAIDSFLKKYFSECKVHAFKMKIKNLLVLAKNSIEIIQKKRKNRNIYTMHDKMNFFGNDILPLSGHRLAVLESYENACLVKLKARISGLENIKHSSDGEDEEEDEEEDDREDDREDDLGDDPEERPSKRCAKKRKREDQRAANRSGSKEDNNKKKKSKKSEKGEKREKGEKNNNSSGSGNNDDGPTSAAEGPSREDKVEVFSMSSEDEREDAGADAKSE; encoded by the coding sequence ATGAGCGGAGACGCGGGAGACAGCCCGGAGGAAAAGGCAGAAGTGCAGGCGGCATCGCAGGCGACATTGCAAGTGGTATCGGAGGAggcccccccgcaggcaaGGGAAGCGGAgccgaaggagaagaagaaaaagaaaaaaaaggagaaaggcgccaaaggggaaaagaatgCCCCCAACGGTAAGAAGCACAAACAAAAGGAGCACAAAGAGAAATCcctccaaaatggaaacgcGAAAGGGAAATCCTCGGGGCGGGAGAAGAAGCTCCGCAAGAAGGACGCGCCGCAGGAGGATAGCGACTCGGTAGGTGATTTCAGCGATGGTAGCGATGGCAGCGGTGGAGGCAGCGCCCGCGACAGCGACCTGGCGAGTCTGGAAAACTTCTGCAGGGAGAACGACCTGAGCGAGCCCAGCTCGGAGGACCACCAAGCGGTGGACGTGGCCGATAAGGACGACCACGAACAGGAGGGGAAGCCAATCGATATGGCCTACGTAGAGGCGTACCTCAATTCGGTGAGCAAGAAGACGAGGTTGAGCAAAGTGGTGAAGCTGCTCTCCATGTTTCGAGACGCCCTGAACATGTTCGTGGATGACGAGGTGGAGGACGGCATGCCGGGGAAGGGAGAAGTGGCGGACGAAGCAGatcagggggagaagcagaaaaagggctccaaagggggtaagaaaagaggaagcaaGCGAggaacaaaggggggagacaaCCGAAGCAAAACGAAGTACTCCATGGACGTTGATACATCAATTTTCACCGTCTTCAATGTGCTGTACAACGTGGACGCCCTCTTCTACAACATCACGAACGAGGGGTCGCGCGCGCTAAGGGTGTGGAAATTGGAGAGCATCAAAAATAATGAGATGTACCAGGAGGAGAGCAGCCCACATGGGGGTAGTACTCCACAGGGGGATACCACCCCACAGGAGGGTACTACCCCACAGAACTGCAACCTGGAAGGCGCGAAAAACGCGGAGGCCCCCCAAAACttgcacattttgcagaGCATGCCAAACTACAAGCACCTGGAAAAGTACAAGCTGCTGATCGTGCACTTCTTCAAGCAGCTCCTGGCTCGACTGCAAAAACTCAGCAACAGCGATGTCTGCACAGGGGTgatcaaaattttgaaaaaaaaaaacatcctcaGATGGATAGTCATACTAAACATGGGgaaaatctttttaaaaaaaatctgcacaATGTTCATCCTGTCGAAGAAAAACGACGtctacttcttcctcttcctgttAATACAAAACATGGTCCAGCTATAcaatgagaagaaaaaaataatttataacaaCAGCGTTGGCAGTTTGAAGcataaagaaaaggaggaaattaaaaagaccTACCAATTGGAGAAACTCCTGTTTGAGGTGTACCAAAATTTGATGCAGAGATATTTGATCCACTACGGAAGTAACTATCAAaatgtttcccttttgaacCACATGAAATTTAAAGAGAACTGCCTCATCGAGTTGTTTACGTTGCTCTCCCACGATGTGGCCTATACCATCACCTTTAGGTATATCCAAACTGTTATGCAGAAAATCAGGGAGGGCTTCAAGGTCACCTACGAGGATGGCAAGAAGGGGGATCTTCACACAGGAGATGAGCAGCtaaaggggagaagccataaggcagccaaaaaaaaaaacacccaggcaggaaaaaaaaaaaacgcaccaAAGGTTAACCTCATAGACTTCAAAACATTCCACCTGCACAGCAGCTACATGATGCTCCTCCTGAGATTCCTaatcaaaattataaaactgtGCCACAACTTGGATGTCCTCACGTACGGCTTGACTGTACTTATAATCGCCATTTTGAAGAccaaaattaataacatgAAATATATCCCCGTCAATTTACAGCTAATTCATATGCTCATTCGAATTATGGAGGACAAGAAAAAGTATATCCCCCTGTTCTCCTACTTCACCTGCATCCTGAATGGATTAAAATCCTATCAGCATGTCAGGACCATTTCCAAAAATCAACAAATCAGATTAACCATCGAAGATTTTGACATTAACATTTCCCTCGAAATTGacgaaaaattaatttcagATTTTTCCATTGCTCACCAAGTGTATGAAAAGGTGTATGTCCTTCTATGTGACTACGTTGGACTGATGGTACACCATATCTCCTTCCCCGAATTCTTTTTCGCGATCgattcgtttttaaaaaaatacttctCCGAGTGTAAAGTGCATgcattcaaaatgaaaattaaaaacctTCTTGTCTTGGCAAAAAACTCCATCGAGATTATccagaaaaagaggaaaaacaggAACATCTACACTATGCAtgataaaatgaatttttttggaaatgaTATCTTGCCGCTATCTGGACACAGGCTGGCCGTCCTCGAGAGTTATGAAAATGCCTGCTTGGTGAAGTTGAAGGCCAGGATTAGTGGGCTCGAGAATATTAAACACTCCAGCGATGgggaggatgaagaggaggatgaagaggaggatgatCGGGAGGATGATCGGGAGGACGACCTGGGCGATGACCCGGAGGAGCGTCCTTCCAAGCGgtgtgccaaaaaaaggaagcgcgAAGACCAGCGTGCTGCCAACAGGAGCGGCAGCAAGGAGGACAacaacaagaagaagaagagcaaaaagaGCGAGAAGGGCGAGAAGCGCGAGAAGGGCGAGAAGAACAACAAtagcagcggcagcggcaACAATGACGACGGGCCAACTTCGGCGGCGGAAGGCCCCTCCAGAGAGGACAAGGTGGAGGTTTTTTCCATGTCCAGTGAGGATGAGCGGGAGGATGCGGGGGCAGACGCCAAATCGGAGTAA
- a CDS encoding hypothetical protein, conserved (encoded by transcript PVX_082940A), giving the protein MDDHPGITANATQASDGRGPLNVADGEDAPDRENIHTCKSCGECQSGSPKQKYKKRKKKKRKEHFKRTNNLAAFDYRKYYERVNKWNEKRRAYTKTENYGGEKKKATSKVWKTKGSEREGKKSAKRKYAVSQCLSIHQRKDNRTGGGDPLSSWAKAGRSRVGRVGSVGSVSSCGSGSCGGRSNQAGREKKTGPPRGSNANHEVGQVDKDAGRNKKEEAQRNESAHEKNNHDKSTRESHTRDPLTVEDGEHPFSPFICPSERKRHKQSQVEKTSDMHNNATSSETIVENEEKMAYSNKTIADSFDDVVSLSLRASNGANFDDSQFGGDNFGGAHANCNHHNGGYHNGDYHNLLRNPTILMKPNEPNSHKCGPPLEKPNGHMIRRQTEKDVVIEGTKRAKKETPKTSIYNERIQFEESDPRGNSHEEDVLSSTLKMHDPVCAHNGGNNSGHSSGCPNGLASYYQENGAPYEGIYNGIYGGSYVRSYARSCDQLRSRFPHGHYKWPPLSIKNPFAFIYKSAKFFGHLQEACKKRTTREAQPHTTTTINVYAKRKKVYTKEEHIEEEAISKLAVSKENLLFNFEMNNFNSSENSSRQIWEGSTKKVEVALQRHNWRGNKISSDFTKQFGVTPPQERLLERVSGGEELRRCDSDEEEIREEKIMEDKTMEEEIPEVKITPIRSMVERAPEADERGDPPRGHTTNKAEREEKHMNKHKRLIDVGKKDTDRNFDIFLSLFMKHEKKEAFLFCLICDEELTENSIFFQNCIKPMLDEYRRSKFEKMKKEKNTPPDASPSDIHVNKIILEIMIPSIKKKYLKYVSGLYEKKEPTPNNDINGSDELQKEVLEINRKMENLNIKSLDKHSTEVYIKEASRYEKKIKLIEKPKWSNEQNLKKLLLKQQNYNPFTIFGTSIKEVHLEEVFTLDVYNNYVTNEDRFRNKILYDLYVGKYIQNLYYKIDYQEWTFVLDSLKKQWKYFTNMECNMFLDPLLLEEILWYIDENKMYKDKSEDMYTYEYCFCPTPDPAKEMNLNDVKHFATSMAERYTFHQAVKYKKWSLNEERFSTDQALVLKYDDVSVDQDVLTSAGRRKEKLTKEALLFNVPRPSSTFYYDSDFFENKIKKHMFRKKVKHCKGNVHVNSPSGKEGEPFTIKYKSKKWTSQKFFDNFFSNYYLYNFDRMDSLPEYIPSLMPERSGRDTNFIHFSEPYHKIAKQERLEDPELKRVLAQNIYDNVKNNIAYLEETQYNPCECNHCRSDIADAPLEDTELRINVSTAKLGYKRESEKACVEDREITQNNVQLISEVEGETSLHPKTYNILKNHKDNLEIHQSIPPLKCESLAEFTPRRSPHQKSQRLPKEEDKMNNHRYGEYSPMNGFGYNHHNSMNANGFCTNTDNREMANLTMQQHNMHGRNNLMFEDGNIPYGLYGQANYTGTNSLMCGGTPPAYDPKMMYRRNHETNEPFYNHYPVASGMGYNVPVLPPQPYYPSMKRNLTKEGYTHGYHYMNNASSHGALPKYPSDSVTDKYPKKESCRKNVSKVKKGDIDINIETSSSGRKGVIIDLNIGVGG; this is encoded by the exons ATGGATGATCATCCTGGCATAACTGCAAACGCAACACAGGCAAGCGACGGGAGGGGTCCGTTGAACGTCGCTGATGGTGAGGACGCTCCGGATAGGGAAAACATCCACACATGCAAATCTTGTGGGGAATGTCAAAGTGGGAGCCCAAAACAAAAGtacaaaaagaggaaaaaaaaaaaaagaaaagaacatTTCAAAAGGACCAATAACTTAGCAGCGTTCGATTATAGGAAATATTACGAACGGGTTAATAAatggaatgaaaaaagaCGGGCATACACAAAGACGGAGAAttatgggggggaaaaaaaaaaggcaaccaGCAAAGTGTGGAAGACGAAGGGGAGCGaaagggaagggaaaaaaagcgcaaaaaggaagtacgCAGTTTCGCAGTGCCTGTCAATCCATCAGCGGAAAGATAACAGAACTGGGGGGGGTGACCCGCTCTCCAGCTGGGCCAAAGCGGGACGAAGCAGAGTCGGCAGAGTTGGCAGCGTCGGCAGCGTCAGCAGCTGCGGTAGTGGCAGctgtggggggaggagcaacCAGGCGGgtagagagaaaaaaactgGCCCCCCACGTGGGAGCAACGCCAATCACGAAGTGGGCCAAGTTGATAAAGACGCtggaaggaacaaaaaagaggaggccCAGAGGAACGAAAGCgcacatgaaaaaaataatcatgaCAAATCTACGCGTGAGAGTCATACGCGTGACCCCCTAACGGTGGAGGACGGGGAGCatcccttctcccccttcataTGTCCCAGTGAACGCAAAAGGCATAAGCAGAGCCAAGTGGAAAAAACGAGTGACATGCATAACAACGCAACGTCTAGCGAAACGATAGTGGAGAATGAGGAGAAGATGGCCTACTCGAATAAGACCATAGCGGACAGCTTCGACGATGTGGTCAGCTTAAGTCTGCGCGCTTCCAACGGGGCAAACTTCGATGACTCCCAGTTCGGGGGCGATAATTTCGGGGGAGCCCACGCCAACTGCAACCATCACAATGGGGGTTACCACAACGGGGATTACCACAACCTCCTCCGCAACCCTACCATCCTCATGAAACCGAACGAGCCCAACAGCCACAAGTGCGGCCCCCCCTTGGAAAAACCGAACGGACACATGATCCGTAGACAGACAGAAAAGGACGTGGTGATAGAAGGGACAAAGCgagcgaaaaaagaaactccAAAAACGAGCATATACAACGAAAGGATTCAATTTGAGGAAAGTGATCCCCGCGGGAACTCTCATGAGGAGGATGTACTGAGCTCCACTCTGAAAATGCATGACCCAGTTTGCGCCCATAATGGAGGGAACAACTCCGGCCATTCGAGCGGCTGCCCAAACGGCCTCGCGAGTTATTACCAGGAGAACGGCGCCCCTTATGAAGGCATCTACAATGGTATCTACGGAGGCAGCTACGTACGAAGCTACGCACGCAGCTGTGACCAACTGCGCAGCCGCTTCCCACATGGCCACTACAAGTGGCCCCCCCTGAGCATCAAAAACCCCTTCGCCTTCATCTATAAAAGTGCCAAATTTTTCGGCCACCTTCAAGAGgcgtgcaaaaaaaggacaaccAGAGAAGCACAGCCACACACGACCACCACAATAAACGTATAtgcaaagaggaaaaaagtaTACACAAAGGAGGAACACATAGAAGAGGAAGCCATAAGCAAATTGGCCGTCTCCAAGGAAAACCTCCTCTTCAATTTtgaaatgaataattttaactCCTCGGAAAATTCCTCACGACAAATTTGGGAAGGCTCTACAAAGAAAGTCGAAGTCGCTCTTCAAAGGCACAACTGGAGGGGCAACAAAATCAGCAGCGACTTCACCAAGCAGTTCGGGGTAACGCCCCCCCAAGAGAGGCTCCTGGAAAGGGTAAGCGGCGGGGAAGAATTGCGCAGATGCGACTCagatgaggaggaaatacgggaggagaaaataatGGAGGATAAAACAATGGAGGAGGAAATACCGGAGGTGAAAATAACGCCCATTAGGAGTATGGTCGAAAGGGCGCCTGAGGCTGACGAACGGGGAGATCCCCCGAGGGGACACACAACTAACAAAgcggaaagggaagaaaaacacatGAACAAACACAAGCGACTAATCGACGTAGGGAAAAAAGACACGGACAGAAACttcgatatttttttatccctcTTCATGAAGCacgaaaagaaagaagcTTTCCTGTTTTGCCTAATATGCGACGAAGAGCTGACGGaaaattctattttttttcaaaactgCATCAAGCCAATGTTAGACGAATATAGAAGATCCAAATttgagaaaatgaagaaagaaaagaatacCCCCCCCGATGCATCCCCCAGCGATATACAtgtaaacaaaataatcCTAGAAATTATGATCCCCTctataaagaaaaagtacCTCAAATATGTGAGTGGACTctacgaaaaaaaggaacccacACCTAATAACGACATTAACGGCTCAGATGAGCTACAAAAGGAGGTACTCGAAATTAAccggaaaatggaaaacctGAACATCAAATCGTTAGATAAGCATAGCACCGAAGTGTACATAAAAGAAGCTAGCcgttatgaaaaaaaaataaaattaattgaaaAACCCAAATGGAGcaatgaacaaaatttaaaaaaactcctACTGAAGCAACAAAATTATAACCCCTTTACTATATTTGGGACCAGCATTAAGGAGGTACACCTGGAGGAAGTCTTCACCCTCGACGTATACAATAACTACGTAACCAATGAAGACAgatttagaaataaaattctgTACGATTTGTACGTAGGAAAGTACATACAAAATTTGTACTACAAAATTGACTACCAGGAATGGACCTTTGTTCTTGACTCTCTGAAAAAGCAGTGGAAATATTTTACCAACATGGAATGTAATATGTTCCTAGATCCGTTACTGTTGGAAGAAATTTTATGGTACATTGATGAGAACAAAATGTATAAGGACAAAAGTGAAGATATGTACACGTATGAATACTGCTTCTGTCCCACTCCCGATCCTGCCAAGGAGATGAATCTGAATGACGTAAAACACTTCGCCACATCAATGGCGGAAAGGTACACGTTTCACCAGGCTGTAAAGTATAAAAAGTGGTCCCTAAATGAGGAGCGTTTCTCCACGGATCAGGCGcttgttttaaaatatgacgATGTTAGCGTGGACCAAGACGTATTAACTTCTgcaggaagaaggaaagaaaaactgaCGAAGGAGgccctcctttttaatgtaCCCAGACCGTCCAGCACATTCTACTACGACTCGGACttctttgaaaataaaataaaaaaacacatgtTCAGGAAGAAGGTGAAACACTGCAAGGGTAACGTGCACGTGAATTCTCCATCCGGGAAAGAGGGGGAACCctttacaataaaatataagtCCAAAAAATGGACCTCTCAAAAATTTTTCGACaactttttttctaattattaCCTGTACAATTTTGACAGAA tggACAGCTTGCCGGAGTACATACCTAGTTTAATGCCTGAacgttcag GCCGCGACACAAACTTTATACACTTTTCCGAGCCGTACCACAAAATCGCGAAGCAGGAACGGCTTGAGGATCCCGAGTTGAAGAGAGTCCTCGCACAGAATATATACGACAACGTGAAAAACAACATCGCCTATTTGGAAGAG ACTCAGTATAACCCGTGCGAGTGCAACCACTGCCGAAGTGACATAGCAGATGCCCCACTGGAAGATACAGAACTACGCATAAACGTCTCAACCGCTAAACTAGGttacaaaagggaaagtgAAAAGGCATGCGTGGAAGACAGAGAAATTACCCAGAACAACGTACAGCTTATTAGCGAAGTGGAGGGCGAAACTTCTCTCCATCCAAAAACGTACAATATATTGAAGAACCACAAGGATAATTTAGAAATTCATCAGAGCATTCCCCCTCTGAAGTGTGAAAGCTTGGCTGAGTTTACCCCCCGTAGAAGCCCCCACCAGAAAAGTCAACGTCTACCCAAAGAAGaggacaaaatgaacaaccACAGATATGGAGAGTATTCCCCTATGAACGGCTTTGGTTACAACCACCACAACTCTATGAATGCAAATGGGTTCTGCACAAACACGGATAATAGAGAGATGGCAAATTTAACCATGCAGCAACATAATATGCATGGAAGGAACAACCTCATGTTCGAAGATGGCAACATTCCATATGGTCTCTATGGACAGGCGAACTACACAGGAACAAATTCTCTCATGTGTGGAGGAACTCCCCCCGCGTATGACCCCAAAATGATGTATAGAAGGAACCACGAAACGAACGAGCCGTTTTATAATCACTACCCGGTGGCTAGTGGTATGGGTTACAACGTGCCCGTCTTGCCCCCACAGCCATACTACCCAAGTATGAAGCGGAACTTAACGAAAGAGGGATACACGCACGGGTATCATTACATGAACAACGCGAGTAGCCATGGTGCACTGCCCAAATATCCTTCAGACAGCGTCACGGATAAGTATCCCAAAAAAGAATCGTGCAGGAAAAACGTGTCCAAGGTGAAAAAGGGCGACATAGACATCAACATAGAAACGTCTTCCTCCGGTCGAAAGGGGGTCATAATAGATTTGAACATCGGCGTGGGGGGTTAG
- a CDS encoding hypothetical protein (encoded by transcript PVX_082930A; Apicoplast targeted protein. Curated by Stuart Ralph, Walter and Eliza Hall Institute of Medical Research, Australia.) yields MIIIIVILLLLLYHIWNKNKNYIINFYYINSFICFNKTKKVSDVRKEMGDYQRYYSDSY; encoded by the coding sequence atgataataataattgtcatattgcttcttcttttatatcatatatggaacaagaacaaaaattacaTCATCAATTTTTACTACATCAATTCGTTCATATGTTTTAACAAAACCAAGAAGGTAAGCGACGTGAGGAAGGAAATGGGAGATTACCAAAGGTATTACAGCGACAGCTACTGA
- a CDS encoding Ser/Thr protein phosphatase family protein (encoded by transcript PVX_082945A), producing MIIAVVGCTHGELNFIYATIEKLEQDNNFKVDLLICCGDFECVRYGVDNDCLNVPNKYKKEENDFRDYFTGKKKAKVLTIFIGGNHEAVNVLKQLYYGGWVAPNIYFLGYSNVHNINDFRICSLSGIYKKYNFYKKYNEHYPYDEISKVSAYHIRKFEIEKLKLLKEKIDIVVTHDWPNNIEKHGDVNDLVRRKFHFQSDIYNNTLGNPHTEFLLNKLKPYFWFSSHLHVKYSAIFLHSDKRNYTRFLSLDKAEPRKHFIQILNIEKRNNIPYLSFDHLPRPSANDPDGKSHFFNEDYEELLQHVEDVQRRDAEGGGKGHSGGAAQAKENAPVEAATREAATREAVKQENAAVETSPGEAATKEDAPGEADPQEPPPQENAAPERKKLFICYDEEWLAILKANQHLVSEGCDKDYNLEKLKCPSKEDFEYIRDKLKELEKTSVKGKDYYLVHGYNTPSYKHLWEQRQLFLSRFDFEELRMYDDFERLFFAEEVRKMDAGLPLDPPKVEEDEEEDGEEDEPEEVGQNNQADEHGGGNPNGDNAPHSGNAPNVEGASETNEISLSIDC from the coding sequence ATGATCATCGCGGTGGTGGGGTGCACGCACGGAGAGCTGAATTTCATTTACGCGACGATCGAGAAGCTCGAGCAGGATAACAACTTCAAAGTGGACCTGCTGATCTGCTGTGGAGACTTCGAGTGCGTACGCTACGGAGTGGACAATGACTGTTTGAACGTGCCAAACaaatacaaaaaggaagaaaatgatttTAGGGATTACTTCacagggaagaagaaggcaaaAGTGCTAACCATATTTATAGGGGGAAACCACGAAGCGGTGAATGTATTGAAGCAGCTTTACTATGGAGGGTGGGTAGCACcaaacatttattttcttgGGTATTCAAACGTACATAATATTAATGACTTCCGTATTTGCAGCCTTAGTgggatttataaaaaatataatttttacaaaaagtaCAATGAGCATTACCCGTATGATGAGATTAGCAAAGTGAGTGCCTATCATATACGCAAAtttgaaattgaaaaattaaaactgctgaaggaaaaaattgacatcGTTGTGACGCACGATTGGCCAAACAACATAGAAAAACATGGGGATGTAAATGACCTCGTTAGGAGGAAATTTCATTTCCAAtctgatatatataataatacccTTGGAAATCCACATACCGAATTTTTACTAAATAAATTGAAACCCTATTTTTggttttcttcccatttgcaTGTAAAATActcagccatttttttgcacagtGATAAGAGGAACTACACGAGGTTCCTTTCGCTAGACAAAGCGGAGCCCAGGAAACATTTCATCCAAATTTTGAACattgaaaaaaggaacaataTTCCGTACCTATCGTTTGACCACTTGCCCAGGCCTTCTGCGAACGACCCGGATGGGAAGAGCCACTTTTTTAATGAGGACTACGAGGAGCTGCTGCAGCATGTGGAGGATGTGCAGCGCAGGGACGCCGAGGGGGGCGGCAAGGGGCACAGCGGGGGCGCCGCGCAGGCGAAGGAGAACGCCCCGGTGGAAGCGGCCACGCGGGAAGCAGCCACGCGGGAAGCGGTCAAGCAGGAGAACGCCGCTGTAGAGACCTCCCCAGGGGAAGCAGCCACGAAGGAGGACGCCCCAGGGGAAGCAGACCCTCAAgagccccccccccaggaaaACGCCGCTCCAGAGCGCAAGAAGCTTTTCATATGCTACGACGAGGAGTGGCTAGCCATTCTGAAGGCCAACCAGCACCTCGTCTCGGAGGGCTGCGACAAGGATTACAATTTGGAGAAGCTCAAGTGCCCCTCCAAGGAGGACTTCGAATACATCCGCGACAAGCTGAAGGAGCTGGAAAAAACATCCGTCAAGGGGAAGGACTATTATTTGGTCCACGGGTACAACACCCCCAGTTATAAGCACCTGTGGGAGCAGAGGCAGCTCTTTCTCAGCCGCTTCGATTTCGAGGAGCTCAGAATGTACGACGATTTTGAGCGTTTGTTTTTCGCGGAGGAGGTGCGGAAGATGGATGCAGGGCTGCCGCTGGACCCCCCCAAGGTGGAggaagatgaggaggaggatgggGAAGAGGACGAACCGGAAGAAGTAGGACAGAATAACCAAGCCGATGAACACGGTGGAGGCAACCCCAATGGGGACAATGCCCCCCATTCGGGCAACGCGCCCAACGTGGAAGGTGCCAGTGAGACCAACGAGATTTCCCTCAGCATTGACTGCTGA